A window of Nocardia arthritidis genomic DNA:
CTGGTGAGGGCCGCGGGCAACCCGGTGCACAGCCTCTACAACAGTTACGTCGTCGACGGTGACGGCACCACCGCCACCGAGTGGACGACCAACTGGGTCGAGGGGCTGGTCCAGCACGCCCCGCATCCGAAACATTCCTGAGCTCGCCCGGCATCTTGGTGAATTCGCACAGGCCAGGCCGGGCGGGCCGGGTGCGACCGACCGAGTGTGCCGCGACAACCGCACTCACCTTCTCCGGCACGCTGTAAAGTGCGCTGATGATTGCGACCGCACCGAAGCCCGACCGGTGCGGCGCGCCGGAACTTCGTTGACAGCCAGGAGCATGAGTTCATGACAGAAGCCGCCGCACCGGCCACTACGGCGGATGCTGAGTTGAGCGCGCTGGGCACGCCGCTGCGCAAGTTCCGCTTCGCCGCCGCGGGCGAGGGGAACAAGCAGGAGGGCGGCGCGCGCAAGTTCATCCAAACGGCGCAGCAGGCCGAGGAATACGGCTACGACACCTTCGTGGTACCCGATCACCTCGGCGACCAGATCGGCCCGATCGCCGCGCTCGGCGCGCTGAGTCAGGCCACCGAGCGGATCCGGCTCGGAACCTCGGTGCTGGCCAACCCATTCCGCCACCCGGTGGTGCTGGCCAAGGATCTGGCCACCATCGACGTGCTGTCGAAGGGCCGGCTCGAGGTCGGCATCGGCGCGGGCTGGAAGCAGGACGAATTCGCGGCCGCCGGAATCGAATACGAGCGGCCGGGGGTGCGGCTCGAACGACTGGACGAGGCGCTGACGATCCTGGACGTGCTGCTGCGCGGCCAGGAATGCAATTTCGACGGCAAGCACTACCAGGTGCACGGCATCAAGGGCACCCCGAGGCCGCGGCAGGGTCCGCGCCCGCCGATCTGCACCGGCGGCGGCGGTCCGCGCATGCTGCGCCTGGCGGCCAAGCACGCCGACATCATCTCCGTCGTTCCGGTGACGACGCAGAACGGCAAGGGTCTGCTCTCCAGCATCACCATCGATAAGGCCATCGAGAAGGTCAACCTGATCAAGGAGGCCGCGGGGGACCGGTTCGCCGAGATCGAGCTGAACTGGGCCATCACCGCGGTCGTCATCACCGACGATCGGGAGAAGACCGCGGAGATGGCGCTCAACGCGTTGGATAGGGGCCTTTCGCCCCTGCTCGAGGTCGACGTCAAGCTCTCGGTCGAAGACATCCTCGCCTCCCCCTATGTGGCGATCGGTTCATTCGAGGAGATCGCCGAGCACATCAAGCGTGTGCGGCAACTCACGTCGATGTCGTATGTGGGTGTGTTCCCAACGCAAATGGACGCTTTCGCGGGTGTGATCCCCCTGCTGCGGGACGAGTGATCCGCTGTTCTCTGTAACATGACTGAGGTTTGAGAACATCTAGCCGATAGCGGTCACCGCGCAGACCGCATTAATCTGCGAGCCTGCTCACGTATTTCGGAGCACCCGCGGGCGATAGCGAGTCGGGGCCTCACAGGTAACAAGCGGCGATGTCGCCGTATTGCTGCGATGTGCCTCGGAGGAGAAGAAGAAGGAATGGAAGAGACTTTCGACGACTACCTGGACGAACACGGGAACATCCGGATTCCCGAAGGTCGCACCCTGGTCGATCACGTCGAGAAGCACACTCGCAACGACGCGAATACGTTGGCGTACCGCTACATCGACTACTCGCGTGAGCGCGACGGCGAGGTGCACGAGCTCACTTGGCAACAGTTCGGGGTCCGGCTGCGCGCGGTGGCCGCTCGACTGCAGCAGGTGACCAACCCGGGCGACCGGGTCGCGATCCTGGCGCCGCAGGGTCTGGACTACGTGGTTTCCTTCTTCGCCGCG
This region includes:
- a CDS encoding LLM class F420-dependent oxidoreductase; translation: MTEAAAPATTADAELSALGTPLRKFRFAAAGEGNKQEGGARKFIQTAQQAEEYGYDTFVVPDHLGDQIGPIAALGALSQATERIRLGTSVLANPFRHPVVLAKDLATIDVLSKGRLEVGIGAGWKQDEFAAAGIEYERPGVRLERLDEALTILDVLLRGQECNFDGKHYQVHGIKGTPRPRQGPRPPICTGGGGPRMLRLAAKHADIISVVPVTTQNGKGLLSSITIDKAIEKVNLIKEAAGDRFAEIELNWAITAVVITDDREKTAEMALNALDRGLSPLLEVDVKLSVEDILASPYVAIGSFEEIAEHIKRVRQLTSMSYVGVFPTQMDAFAGVIPLLRDE